Part of the Eleginops maclovinus isolate JMC-PN-2008 ecotype Puerto Natales chromosome 3, JC_Emac_rtc_rv5, whole genome shotgun sequence genome is shown below.
GGCTTTAACATGCTGTTAAATAACCACACATATAGATCATTCTTATATTTGAGTTTCTGTTGTGTTGCCTTGTGTTGAgggagctttgtgtgtgtttttaatgttgaaaaaaatacaagttcACAACTTAGGTACATGCATATGAATATTATTGAAAACCAAGCTATTCACAGATGAAGCTCTTCTCACACTGGTCCCAGGTGAAAGGCTTTTCTCCAGTGTGGGTTCGCTGGTGGACCTTCAATGAGTCTGACCGGCTAAAGCTCTTCCCACACTGGTCACAGGAGTAGGGTTTTTCTCCAGTGTGGGTTTGTTTGTGGCGCTTCAAATCTCTTGAAGTCCTGAAACTTTTCTCACAGAGGTCACAGGAGTAGGGTCTTTCTCCAGTGTGGGTTCGCTGGTGGACCTTCCAATGGCTTAGCTGGCTAAAGCTCTTCCCACACTGGTCACAGGAGTAGGGTCTTTCTCCAGTGTGGGTTCGCTGGTGGATCTTCAATGAGCTTGACTGGCTAAAGCGCTTCCCACACTGGTCACAATCACAGGAGTAAGGTTTTTCTCCAGTGTGGGTACGTTTGTGGCGCTTCAAATAGGTTGAAATCCTGAAACTTTTCTCACAGAGGTCACAGGAGTAAGGTTTTTCTCCAGTGTGGGTTCGCTGGTGGATCTTCAATGAGCCTGACTGGCTAAAGCGTTTCTCACACTGGTCACAGTCACAGGAGTAGGGTTCTACTCCAGTGTGGGTTCGCTGGTGGAGTTTCAAATATCTAAAATATAAGAAACTCTTCTCACACTGGTTCCAGATGTAAGGCTTTTCTCCAGTGTGGGTGGACTGATGTTGCTCCAGCTGTTCTCCGATGATACTCTCCTCACCCTCATCATAAAGTCTATCTGGGTTTTTGCAGGTCTCTTTCTGAAAAGCCAAAAGTCAAATCAACAGAGATAGCAACACAGGCCAATTAGAGGACATATATGAATACAAGTTAAAAATGGATGTGACAGAAAAATAGTAAGGTTTTCAAGGAAACCTGAAAATGCATCCTGACTTGTTGTAGCCTAAAATACGGCTgaataaaggaaacaaatataACTACCTATTACCTTGAAAACAGTTCTGCACAAAGACGCACTCATTGgttgtttgattcatttaaggaacctttttattaaatattattaaagaCTTGCAGAATCAAGATGTGTCTTTTTCAACCAATATCATGATTACATTTTGCCTGCTGTATCAGTTATAAGGTAAGAGTTATGTATACCTCAATGTAACAACAAACATCTTGTAAAATATTGACAACATTTTCGATACTTGTActatacttgagtatttccatgttatgctactttgtagtTCTACTGCTCTGCAATCAGATGTataaatcgtgtacttttactccactacatttatttagttgctaggcagattaggattaatgatgcTGAATATAAtcacccttaaatcagactttagttcacctgagtaaatccagcagctaccctgcagtatacaaagccattcaaactagctgcacctttaccagctctgagaacactttgatgatcaatcattataaaacatatcagagatattattctgaaatggaccaatcaaacaatgactacttttactgtcgctactttaagtacatttagaggagagtactttctactttcactggaggaacatttagaatacttttactgtgacagagtattcctacactctggtacttctactttactcaagtacaagatctgagtacttctcctttactcaagtacaagacctgagtacttctactttactgaagtacaagatctgagtacttctactttactcaagtacaagacctgagtacttctactttactcaagaacaagacctgagtacttctactttactcaagtacaagacctgagtacttctactttactcaagtacaagatctgagtacttctactttactcaagaacaagacctgagtacttctactttactcaagtacaagacctgagtacttctacttttactcaagtacaagacctgagtacttctactttactcaagtacaagagctgagtacttctacttttactcaagtacaagatctgagtacttctactttactcaagtacaagatctgagtactacttttattcaagtacaggatctgaatacttctacttttactcaaagtACGCAAAGTTTTTAATGTTCTCATTTCATGGTAACAAGCCATCCCAGGCGTAGTTTCAGAGAACACTTTCAAGGCCCCAAAGTATAGAcgctttttttgtttgtttatttgtgtttgttttatggaAATAGTGACCAAAATGAGTCACCTTTAGAGATTACAGTACTGCAGAATCTTAAAACGCAACACAGAGGAATAAGAACAGACAAAAGTCAGgtaataatcatcatcattattattataaggtGTGTTGaagtgaaataaacaaattcaTATACCATTTATTTTGGAATTGTAAAATCTATTAACAGAATGGAGTAGCAATagtaaaaaatgttgatataaaatgtttaaatttaaTATTGactgcaaaaaaaggaaatatggaCGATATGGACAAAGAATGAGGTACCGGTCTTTGAAATCTGACGAGCAAAAATTAAATGTGACGTGCGTACATAATTGAAATTATGTAACAGTGGAGGTAGAATGAAATACACACTCTAAGTTTGatgaaatatatgaaattgACAGGTGGAGGGGATTAAATGAGGGATGTGAAATGTAAAGTCCAGTTTGATAACCCTGTCTTCATCCCATTTATTTGGCCATGTTACAAGATGTGACGCAAATACACGTAGTGCTTCATTGGAGGACATGGCTCAACATAAACTGAGGAAGACTactgaggtatatcttgtagcgatgtttgtggagatgatgaagaagtctccggagacacaacttctctgcactctccatgacctcagagagtactAGCTGTATCATGAACCGATTTAATAAACCACACTACGTTTTAAGAAAGATTATTTGATGTGAAATAGAATTCATTTATATCTTCAACTGTGCAATActctatttttgtgtgtgtgttgatactGTACATTTCAGTAATAGGCCTAATCTTATTTATACTAGTCTTGCATTTTAAACCCCTAATCATTGATCCCATTTTTCAGCATTAGTAGTGCAATGCACATGTTTCTTCATACTTCaatatactttaaaatacttGCTTCTTATTTCTATTGTTCGTATAACTTATCTATGTTAATATATATGTCTATATTGAAATTGGGAATAACCCAATACTGACATGTTCTTGGAACTTAAATGAGAATCCGACCCCAGCCGTTTTATTCGGGTTACGTGGAATGAAGCCCATCGACGGCAGACAGCCCAAAATCAATAATCGAACGCGCGGTCCAAAACTGACGGTTATTTCTGAGGATCTGTGTGGTGAGCTGTGTGTGGTTAGTTCACAGGTGGACAACGCGGGTCCTTTTTGCGCGGTTTTCCACACATTTGAGGGGCTGACTGAAACGAACAAAGCTATGCGCCGCGGTAATTTTGCGGGAGTGGAACGGCGGAGATCCCGAGAGAAGTAACTTGGTGCTGGAGGTTTATTGCAAGTTCACAACATGGCCCCCTTTGAACGACGACTGGGACACCTTCAGAGAGTGGAGCAACACAGAACGCATCACGTAAGTTCCTTAACAAACTAAATGCTTTCTATTGACTCACTAAATCCAAGGTAGTCAGTTACAGGGACGTGCGGtcaggggaggcaggtgaggcagAGCCTGCCAtcatgaaaaggaaaaaaacaactaccataaaattaaataaatattgatgtgTCCAATAGTCTGTGCTATACGTGTATTTTATGTATGATTCCTATCATTTCGATCCTTTTTATTCGTATTTTCTGTTCAGCTACACAGGAGAGACGCGAGCTGCGCAGTGACCAGCTCTGATTGCGCAATCTCTCGCAAACTATGTTGAGCGCATGCATTTTGCGCGTGCCTGTTGCTATCTCTCTGTATATTGCCAATATAatgtttacacacacttttagtATGCGTCCTGTCTTTCCATAGTCCAACTAATGTATGTAGCCTAATGTGTAGGGTTGCAAAATGACGGGAATTAGTTGGGGAAAGTACATTTTAGCATACAAttgagtaaaacaaacagatgccattCAAATATATCCATGCCATTTCTCCATCACATGCACAAATGATTTGTAGAAGACTGGAACGCACATTTGAGCCCAAAGCACAAGACTATTGAAGCCACACATTTGAGCCTGTGGACTACACAAAGTGAAGGAAGGTTTGATGATATTATGgggtaatatatttattttatgtttgaattGCAAATATCACATACAGATCATCTAGTAGATAGCTAGCTGATAACTTGGATGCTAAGTAAGCCACAGCTAGCATCACTTCATTTACCATCTGTGAGGCACTCTCATAAAGATGATAcctcaaatgtgatgctgtttttatctgcctCCTGCCAGATGTTTTGAAGATCATTCCAGTTGTTTAGCTAGCCTAACTATAAATATATCTGTTCATGCCATTGCAGCAATTCCCAGTTAGTTCCCACCAATTCCCATAATTCCTATTATTCCATGGATTGTTTCCAATATGGAATATTTCCAAGATTCCCCAGCTTAACTTCCCATGGAAATTTACCGGAAGCTTACCGGAAATTTACCgaaatgtatttgtgtgacTTATTTAGTCTTGCAGATGTGACATAAACGACAgtggaaacaaacacagtgaGGCAGACAGTTCTCTGAGCCCACAGGTtcttgttgctgctgctgttcctctACGCAGAGATGAGACGCTAGGCGCCAACAAGCTAGCTGTAATCCGAGCCAAGTGTTGCAGTATACTTGTTTTCTCCGATTGACGGCCACAATGGATGTGTGTTGTGTAAATAAGCTTAAACTGTTCTCAAAACTGGACCTTTAAAACTAAAAGAAGATAAGAAAAGCCACGGAGATTTGGTGGTCCATCAgactcaataaataaatatttggatTAGGGTTAACATTGAGAACACATTGAGGGAATAAAGAATGCTGATATGATGATATATGAAACCATAGTCAATGTTCATGCTGCCAAGAAAATGGTTAACTACTCTGTTGGGGTCGTATATTTGTAACTCTGACTCTGAACGAGTtagtgcctcaccagccatgaaccTCACCGCACGTCACCGGTCAGTTAATTTATGTAACCGTAGCCAGAGTTTTACACAATGATAATGCAAGTAATGAAGaagatgaaaatgatttcaCGAACAGCCTGGGCCTTGTTTTGTCTCCAAATTCTAATACTCATAGGCGACTACAACTCCTGCCGATGCCGAGGCCCAGTTCTCCGTTCCCACCTCCCCGAGGCTCATTGTGCTAGGTAAAACTCTCATTCCTTAAAAGTAGTATATTAACGATAAATGCAATTAAGTGAACATAGCAAATACAGTCAGGTAACTGTTGTGATTGGGAACATTTCAAAGGTGTCATTGGgt
Proteins encoded:
- the LOC134861288 gene encoding zinc finger protein 239-like — encoded protein: MAEHQVGVGDNRMSSSAEKETCKNPDRLYDEGEESIIGEQLEQHQSTHTGEKPYIWNQCEKSFLYFRYLKLHQRTHTGVEPYSCDCDQCEKRFSQSGSLKIHQRTHTGEKPYSCDLCEKSFRISTYLKRHKRTHTGEKPYSCDCDQCGKRFSQSSSLKIHQRTHTGERPYSCDQCGKSFSQLSHWKVHQRTHTGERPYSCDLCEKSFRTSRDLKRHKQTHTGEKPYSCDQCGKSFSRSDSLKVHQRTHTGEKPFTWDQCEKSFICE